A single window of Dermacentor albipictus isolate Rhodes 1998 colony chromosome 1, USDA_Dalb.pri_finalv2, whole genome shotgun sequence DNA harbors:
- the LOC135915028 gene encoding uncharacterized protein, with amino-acid sequence MQRGPAIGRRCSLCAAKPNHRHSAFSLAAQFPVSSPSFLEMTSPKKCSSDVRKYGTRHKYRGKRRKTVKKTTAGSDARNAPTSVRPTADTGHRDSGEIDAAVDFVSASQKKMEFFKSESRSVGAPVASTVLCEIGALTALVTGSVCPTCCERKLAVREAAEKRKGLSSHLELRCENTDCPESVLSFTHTSKRIVSAGACGDPGVNTRYDSGSSRDGFAVNVKAVLAARAIGVGYEQLSRFCAIIGLPKPLHHKTFYAISKKLHGAAMEAVSQNLELARKVTKDAVGGGDVPVMFDGTWQKRGHKSHNGVGTAVSLDTGLCLDFEVLSNYCLACSIHKDMGDDDEVWQAFHRPVCEKNTECSSHAMEPEAAVRIWQRTLSYETPLRFTNFLSDGDSKAFTAVCGAEVYGDTVIEKEECTNHVAKRLGTALRKMTTPLPRGEKLTVAAIQKLQTYYQIAITNNKGSVRSMYTAIWASYFHCCSSDGASSHKFCPAEPDSWCKHRRAEALGEPTPRHTPLLTKAQGLAIMPIYKRLTDEKLLARCLHGKTQNAAESLNSKIWLLCPKTKFASRTSVETATAIAVLWYNKGHAGFEEVLQEIGVLPPEELVTHSDHSDDMRVKKMNLKRTAEARAHRRSAVKRARTEETNRRSREGPSYSAGAF; translated from the coding sequence ATGCAGCGCGGCCCCGCCATTGGACGGCGGTGCTCCCTTTGTGCAGCAAAGCCGAACCACCGCCACAGCGCGTTCTCGCTAGCCGCACAGTTTCCCGTGTCCTCTCCAAGTTTTCTTGAGATGACAAGCCCGAAAAAGTGCAGTTCCGACGTCCGCAAGTATGGAACTCGGCACAAGTACCGAGGGAAACGGCGTAAGACTGTTAAAAAAACGACAGCCGGAAGCGACGCCCGCAACGCTCCGACGTCGGTTAGGCCTACCGCCGACACCGGTCACCGCGACAGTGGTGAAATCGACGCTGCTGTGGATTTCGTGAGTGCATCGCAGAAAAAGATGGAATTCTTCAAAAGCGAATCAAGGTCGGTCGGCGCCCCTGTTGCTAGCACGGTGTTGTGCGAGATCGGCGCATTGACGGCACTGGTGACAGGTTCGGTATGCCCGACTTGCTGTGAACGGAAACTCGCCGTCCGAGAAGCAGCTGAGAAGCGCAAAGGACTTTCGTCGCACCTGGAGCTACGCTGCGAAAATACCGACTGCCCCGAATCTGTGCTTTCATTCACGCACACGTCGAAGCGGATCGTCTCGGCCGGCGCGTGCGGTGACCCCGGGGTGAACACTCGCTACGACAGCGGGAGCTCGCGCGACGGCTTTGCCGTAAACGTGAAGGCTGTTTTGGCAGCGCGTGCTATAGGAGTTGGATATGAGCAGCTTTCGCGATTTTGTGCGATCATCGGCCTTCCAAAACCGCTGCATCACAAGACATTCTATGCTATTTCTAAGAAGCTCCATGGTGCTGCAATGGAAGCTGTTAGCCAAAACTTGGAACTGGCGCGAAAAGTCACGAAAGACGCCGTTGGCGGCGGCGATGTGCCAGTCATGTTTGACGGCACTTGGCAAAAAAGGGGCCATAAAAGCCACAACGGAGTGGGCACAGCTGTTTCCCTGGACACAGGTCTTTGCTTGGACTTTGAAGTCCTTTCAAATTACTGTCTTGCTTGCAGTATCCACAAGGAcatgggtgatgatgatgaggtatGGCAAGCCTTTCATCGTCCTGTATGTGAAAAAAACACCGAATGTTCATCCCATGCAATGGAACCTGAAGCAGCAGTGCGCATATGGCAGAGGACTTTGTCATACGAGACCCCACTGCGCTTCACAAACTTCTTGAGTGATGGGGACAGCAAAGCCTTTACTGCCGTCTGTGGGGCTGAGGTGTACGGTGACACTGTCATCGAAAAAGAAGAGTGCACCAACCACGTTGCAAAACGCCTAGGCACTGCTCTGCGAAAAATGACAACGCCACTGCCACGAGGTGAAAAGCTAACGGTCGCAGCCATCCAGAAACTGCAGACATACTACCAAATAGCCATAACAAATAACAAGGGCAGTGTGCGCAGCATGTACACTGCTATATGGGCCTCATATTTTCATTGTTGCTCCAGTGATGGGGCCAGCAGCCACAAATTTTGCCCTGCTGAACCAGATTCCTGGTGCAAACATAGGCGTGCTGAAGCACTGGGGGAGCCTACACCACGCCACACCCCCTTGTTGACAAAAGCTCAGGGCTTGGCAATTATGCCTATATATAAGCGCCTTACTGATGAGAAGCTCCTGGCTCGGTGCCTTCATGGCAAGACGCAAAACGCAGCAGAGTCACTCAACAGCAAGATATGGCTGCTGTGTCCAAAAACAAAATTTGCTTCCCGGACATCTGTGGAGACAGCCACGGCTATTGCCGTGCTGTGGTACAATAAAGGCCATGCGGGCTTTGAAGAAGTCTTACAAGAGATTGGAGTACTTCCCCCAGAAGAGTTGGTCACACATAGCGACCATTCTGATGACATGCGCGTAAAGAAAATGAACTTGAAGCGAACCGCAGAAGCAAGGGCGCACCGTCGTAGCGCAGTGAAAAGGGCTCGCACCGAGGAGACCAACCGTAGGAGCCGGGAAGGGCCAAGCTACAGTGCAGGAGCATTCTAG